The genomic stretch TGGTTGGAACTATTTTTACCCCTCCCGTTTTGCAGTAGTAGATCAATTCGTATTCGAATGGCGTAAGCTGCTCTGCTATTTCAGGGCTTGACTGTTCTGCAATGAAGGTCTTAAACCGTCTGTTCATCTCGTTGCGTTGCTGTGCTTCTTGCACTTTCGGGGCAACTGCTGCCCCTCGCTTCTGCTTTGTCATGGGGTATTCGGGTTTATGCAATGGATTTTTGCGTTTACACTGTGGGCATTTCCGCCCATTCCGCCTCAAGGTTGTGGTTAGCAATGTAGGCTGGCAGCTTCACGGCAGGGGTGTGCCGGTTGGAAAATTCAATAGCCGTATAGGTTTGGAGTTCCTTGTCGAAGAGGTAACCGCAGTCTGCCTTTTCGAAAATCGCACGTATTTCGGCATTCTCGGCAACCTCTCTTGCCACAAAGGAGCTGAGCTTATCTATGGCCAAGTATTTTTTGTCGAGCATTTGGAGCCCAGTTTGCTCCTTTAGACGATGCCCTTCGGGGGTGCCGTTGTTGGTTATGAAGAGGAAGGTGCGGATGAGTAATGCGTTGCCTTCCACGGTGGCCACAAAGTAGCCCACTTTTACTTTGTTTAGCCGCATTTCCAATAGAAACTTTCCCGGCTTTACGATGTGGGCTATGGGCTCGTTGATGGAGTCAAACAGGGGGAGCTGCAACGTGGTGAGTTTTATGCTGTCGAGCCTGTCCGTTATGCGCTGGAGGGCGTGCTTCTGAATGTAAACCTTAAGCGGTACGTTGGGACTGGCATTGGGAATGCCGAGCTGAGCTTGGCTGAGCTCTATGTAGCGCAACTTTTTTAGGGGCTCATCGAGGTCGAACCACGCTACGCGGTAAGCTTCCCGCCCGTAACCTTCAACCTTAAAGGTGCGCTTTTCCGGCAGGTGCCGCTTGACAACAACGCTGTTCAGTAGTATTGAAGCTTTGCTATTCTCGTCGTTGCAAGCGTATATTAGTCCGTTCTCGTAGGTGCTGAACATTATCCCAAAGACGTACATTAAGAATTGAATCCTCTCGCCAAGGGACGTGTAAGCGTCCGCCACATCTGTGACGGGGCCAAAGTGTGCCCTGAGACGGTCGGCTATCGGCGATTCTTTGTTGTAGGCATCGACTAGGAACACCAGCAGCGGAACGCCAAGCGTGAGCGCATCGTGCAGGTTGGTGTTAGGCAAGCCTGGGAATAAGTCCTGCGTCTGATTTTTGAGGTATGCAGCGAACAGGTTCTTCATGATCTTAAGCTCGCTGCTCCTGAATTCGCTGTCGACGGCGGGGTGAATCTTTATTCCCGAACGCTTGTAGGTGTAGAGCAGTTCGTAGTTACGCGGCGTGAAGAGCGATGCAATTTCGGGGCTCGACAACTCTTCTATAAATGCTTTGAACCGCCTAGTGGTCTCATTCCTGTGCTGTGCTTCTAGCACTTTTGGGGCAACTGCAGCCCCTCGCTTCTGCTTTGTCATGGGGGTGTCGTTTAGTGGTTTGCTGATAAATTTACAACATTATGGAATTCAATTCCAGTATTTTTGTCAAATATTTTATCCGGACAAATATTTTTGTTTGAGGGGCGATCGTCTTTCCGTCGGCCGCCAGAACCATGAACCGATAGTGGATTGCCTCTCTGTCGGTCGCCAGAACCATGAACCGATAGTGGTTTGTCTCTCTGACAGGTGTCAGAAGCCCCAACGACTAGTAGTTTGCCTCTCTGACACGTGTCGGAAGCTTGAACCGATGGTGGTTTGTTTCTCTGTCGGTCGCCAGAACCATGAACCGATAGTAGTTTGCCATTCTGATAGGTGTCGGAAGCCTTAACCGAGGGTGGTTTGCCTCTCTGTCGGCCGTCAGAACCCTGAACCGATAGTGGTTTGCCTTTCTGATAGCAGTCAGAAGCCCCAACCGCTAGTGGTTTGCCTCTCTGATAGGAGTCAGAAGCCTGAGCTGATAGTGGTTTGCCTCTCTGATAGCAGTCAGAAGCTCCAACCACTTCCGGTTTGCCTCTCTGTCGGGGTTCTGCCGCCCTTTTGCACTCTCTCGTGGGCCAAGCCCGTAGGGCTTGAATGTGAATAGCCACAGGTGAAACCTGTGGTGGTGGATCCTCCCGAAACGCCAACCCCGATAGGGGTTGAATTAACATTGCACATGTGCCAACAACGTTCAACCACTCCGTGGTTGCTGCTACACCTGCCCACCTAACCCCGCATTGCATTTGGGGCTATTGCCTTCGGCGAACTCACTTCGCTCGGTTCAAATTAAATCCCTACAGGATTTGTGCTCTTGGATATGAACATTGCCCTCTTTTAACTTTTACCCTTTACCTCTTTTGCTCTTCGCTGTAATTTTCACGGCTGCATTGTCGCAATGGTGTAACTGTGGTTTTAAAAAGAGTTGTCGAATTATCTTCCTCTAACTTCTTTTAACTCCTTTTACTTCTTCTAACTTCTTCTTGTTACCTTTGCCCCACAACAGTAAACCGAATAACAGTGATATTTCCCAGCAGTTTTGAGAGTAAGTTAGGTTTCGAGAAAATCCGAACCATAATTTCGGAGCTATGTGCCACCGAGGGTGGACGTGAAATTCTTGCGGAGGTGAAGTTTTCCAGCACCTTTGCGGAGGTAGAGGAGAATCTTGTGCTCACCAACGAAATGAAGACCATCATCAACATGGAGAATTCATTTCCGGGAAGCGGGTTTTCCGATTTTGCCTATCTCGTAAAGCGCATTCGGATTGAGGGCACCTTCCTCGAGGCCGAGGAGCTGCTCAAACTGCGCAACGCGCTGGGAGTGGTGCGCGATTTGGCACTCTTCTTTAAACGGGAGGAGGCCGTAAAATACCCACGGTTAAAAGAGCTGGCTCAGCCCGTTTCGCTTTCGCCGGTAATGGTCGATAAGATCGATGCCATTGTTACCAAGCACGGAAAGGTTAAGGACAATGCATCGCCCGATTTACAAAGCATACGCCGTTCTATCTCCGAGAAACAATCGCAGGTCTCAAAACGGTTACACTCGATACTAAAAGCGGCGCAGGCCGATGGCTACGTGGATGAGGATGCCACCATCTCCATACGTGAGGGTAGGGCGGTAATTCCTATTCCTGCGGGCAATAAGCGCAAGCTCAAGGGGCTTGTGCTGGGCGAGTCGGCCACCGGAAAGACCTTCTTTATAGAGCCGGTTGAGGTGGTGGAGCTCAACAACGAGCTGCGCGAGCTGGAGTTTGCCGAACGTCGCGAGGTGATAAAGATACTCACCGATCTGGCCAACTTTCTGCGGCCCTATATTCCGGAATTGCTGGATGCCGCACTGTTTCTTAGCACCATCGATTTTATTCGTGCCAAAGGGCTTTTTGCCATTCGCATTGATGGAATTATGCCGCTACTGAATCAGGGGCCCAAGCTGGAGTGGACCAAGGCCCGCCATCCGCTGCTCGAAATTGTGCTTAAGCGCGAAAAGAAACCTATTGTTCCTCTAAATATACCCCTTTCATCGAAAGACAGGCTGCTCATTATTTCTGGACCAAACGCTGGTGGTAAATCGGTTTGCTTGAAAACGGTGGGCTTGCTGCAGTACATGCTGCAGTGCGGCTTTCTGGTTCCCATGTCGGAGAACTCGGAGATGGGAATATTCCAGCATCTACTGGTGGATATTGGCGATGAGCAGAGTTTGGAGAACGATTTGAGTACCTACAGCTCGCACCTCATGGCCATGAAGGCTTTTCTTCGCTACGCCAGTCCCAATTCGCTTATCCTGATCGATGAGTTTGGAACAGGAACCGAGCCTGCATTGGGCGGGGCAATTGCTGAATCTATTCTCGAGAAGCTTGCGGCGCAAGGGAGTTGGGGCGTAATCACCACCCACTATACCAACCTAAAGTTGATGGCCGGTAAGATTACCGGAATTCAAAATGGTGCTATGCTCTTTGACGTGGTGAAGATTCAACCGCTCTTTCAGCTGGAAACCGGAAAGCCGGGTAGCTCGTTTGCTTTTGAAATTGCGCATAAAATTGGTTTGCCCGATGATGTTCTTGCTGCCGCTCGCGAAAAGGCGGGAACCTCGCATATCGATTTTGAGAAGCAGCTGCGCGCCATTTCGCGCGATAAGCGCTACTGGGAGGAGAAGCGCAGTGGTGTAAAGAATTCCGAAAAGCGCCTCGAGCAGCTTATCGAAAAGTATGAAACAGAGTTGTCGGATTTGCAATCGAACCGAAAACTTGTGGTGGATAAAGCCAAGCAGGAGGCCAAAGATTTACTGTCGGGGGTAAACAAACAGATTGAAAACACCATTCGCACCATAAAGGAGGCAAATGCCGAAAAGGTGAAGACCAAAACGGCACGACAGGAGTTGGAAGAGGTGCGCAGCAAGGTTGAGGCGGACGACAGCAGCAGCGACGAGTGGGTAACCAAAAAGATGGAGCAGCTGCAGGCTCGGCAGAAGCGAAAAAGCGAAAAGCCGGACGGTGTTGTAAAAATATTGGAACCCGAGAAGATTGTGCCCAACGCCCCGCTGCAAAAGGGCGATAAGGTAAGACTCATTGGCCGCGATACCATTGGCGAGGTATACGAAGCATCCGAAAAGAATGTGATTGTTGCTTTTGGAAGCATGCTCACCACCATCGATAAGGGGAAGGTGGAGCGCATCAGCAATAACGAGTATAAGCAAGCAGTGAAAGAAACTAAGGCTCCAGTGACCTCGCATGGAGTGGATACCATGAAGATGCGGATGAACTTCTCCAACACGCTCGATGTGCGCGGCATGCGCGGCGACGCTACCATGCAGGCCGTTCAGGAGTATATCGACGAGGCGGTTATGCTCGATATCTCCGACGGACGTATACTGCACGGTAAGGGCAACGGAATCCTTCGCGAGCTTATTCGCAGCTATCTGAAAACCATTCCCGATGTGTCGCACTTTGCCGATGAACAGCTACAAATGGGTGGCTCGGGTATAACGGTGATAAAATTTAGGTAGATTAGCCACTGAAAGAAAAGGAACCATGGAGACACAGAGATGATGTATTCATACTAATCTTGTTTTGCTTGATGTAGATTTTTGTTTTCTATAGTTTTTTATTTAGTCTCAGTGTTCTCCGTGCCTCTGTGTTATTTTAAATGATTAGTTCATGCTGGTTTACCTTGATGAAATATCTCCCCGGACTACCTACACCCTCGATTTGGTGTTTAGGCAGTGGTTAGGGATAGAGTATAAGGTTACTGCCTGTAAATTTCAGTTTGAAGACTCCCTCGAGAGTAAGTTCTGTTATGCCGAGGAGTTGGTAGGCGGTGACCTGTGGATTAAGCCATCCGGGTTTTTAAAGCGCAATGATATTCTCCATATTGATGTTGCTGCTACGGGGGAAGGGCGCGATTTTGTCTGCTTTCCGCAGCAGGCGGGATTGCTTCCATTCGATATCTTCGCTGCCGTCTTTTATATGGTTAGCCGCTACGAGGAGTATTTGCCGTTTACCCCCGATGTGCATGGGCGGTTTCCCTCCGCCGATTCATTCACGGTTAAGCACGGAATATACGAGATCCCAATTGTAGATATCTGGATGGCTCGGTTGGCTGCCGAAATAAAGGCGATTTATCCATACCTGGCCCTTAGGCAAACTCCAATACAGCCGTTAGTTCATATCGATGTCGACAATGCCTTTGCACATAAGGGGAAGGGTTTTGTTCGAACGACAGGAAAGATAGCCGCTGCAATTGTTCACTTCCAGTTTAAGGAGGCTACAAAGATCGCAGCGGTTGCGTTGGGCTTTTTGCAGGATTCTTTTAATACTTACACTCAAATATCCAATGCGGTTTCAGCCGCAAAGGTGGAGCAGATGTGGTATTTTCACTTAGGCAATCTAACAAAGTTCGATCGCCCCGTTTCGTGGAAAAGCAGAGCAATTCGTGCTGCCATGGCCAATGTAGCCGAAAAAGGAACTGTTGGGATTCATCCATCCTATGAGGCTGGGCTTAACTTGGCTCTGCTGGAAGAGGAGGTGGGGCGGTTTGTTAAAATCATGGGGCATCGGCCCGAGATTTCTCGATTCCATTTTCTGCGCTTTCGCTTCCCCGAATCGTTTCGGGTGTTGGTGGCGGTGGGGATCAATCACGATTATTCCATTGGGTTTTCCGATAGGGTGGGATATCGTGCTGGCACCTCAAGGCCATTCCCTTTCTTCGATGTGCAAAACAACTGTGCTGAGACCCTCGTTTTGCATCCGTTTGTAATGATGGATTCGGCGCTGAACTACCAGCTGCGCTATACTCCGGCGTTATCCGTTGAAAAGTTTTCGACCCTTTATAGCAACCAACAAAACACTGGTGGGGAGTTTGGTGTTGTTTTCCATAACGAGATCGTTTCCGGTGTGGCTCCTTGGTTGGGATGGGATAGCTATTTTTACTCCATAATGCAGTTGAAGTTGTAGCAAATGAACGTCACCTATATTCGCCATGCACAGATTGATCGAAAGCGTTGGGATGCTTGCATTACCCATTCGGTGAATGGTATGGCCTATGGTTATACCTGGTATTTGGACGTTGTATGCGAGGGCTGGGATGGTTTAGTTATGGACAACTACAGCGCTGTGATGCCGCTGACTCATGGTAAGAAGGTTGGGATTGGTTATCTATATCAACCTTTCTTTACCCAACAACTTGGGTTTTTTTCAACAGTGATTCCCTCCTCTAAACTTGTGCAAATGTTTCTTGGGGCGATTCCTTCCAAGTATCGAATGGTTGACATCTCCTTAAATACCTATGTTAATCCAAAGTCTGTTGTAGGATTCGAGATGGATAGGCGGCAGACCTATCAGGTCGATTTGGTGCAGCCCTACACGAAACTCTACCAGAAATACTCAAAGAATACTCAGCGGAACTTGGCAAAGGCAATTGCCCTTGGTGTTTCGGTGGTAAAAGGGGTCGATATTGC from Williamwhitmania taraxaci encodes the following:
- a CDS encoding endonuclease MutS2; the encoded protein is MIFPSSFESKLGFEKIRTIISELCATEGGREILAEVKFSSTFAEVEENLVLTNEMKTIINMENSFPGSGFSDFAYLVKRIRIEGTFLEAEELLKLRNALGVVRDLALFFKREEAVKYPRLKELAQPVSLSPVMVDKIDAIVTKHGKVKDNASPDLQSIRRSISEKQSQVSKRLHSILKAAQADGYVDEDATISIREGRAVIPIPAGNKRKLKGLVLGESATGKTFFIEPVEVVELNNELRELEFAERREVIKILTDLANFLRPYIPELLDAALFLSTIDFIRAKGLFAIRIDGIMPLLNQGPKLEWTKARHPLLEIVLKREKKPIVPLNIPLSSKDRLLIISGPNAGGKSVCLKTVGLLQYMLQCGFLVPMSENSEMGIFQHLLVDIGDEQSLENDLSTYSSHLMAMKAFLRYASPNSLILIDEFGTGTEPALGGAIAESILEKLAAQGSWGVITTHYTNLKLMAGKITGIQNGAMLFDVVKIQPLFQLETGKPGSSFAFEIAHKIGLPDDVLAAAREKAGTSHIDFEKQLRAISRDKRYWEEKRSGVKNSEKRLEQLIEKYETELSDLQSNRKLVVDKAKQEAKDLLSGVNKQIENTIRTIKEANAEKVKTKTARQELEEVRSKVEADDSSSDEWVTKKMEQLQARQKRKSEKPDGVVKILEPEKIVPNAPLQKGDKVRLIGRDTIGEVYEASEKNVIVAFGSMLTTIDKGKVERISNNEYKQAVKETKAPVTSHGVDTMKMRMNFSNTLDVRGMRGDATMQAVQEYIDEAVMLDISDGRILHGKGNGILRELIRSYLKTIPDVSHFADEQLQMGGSGITVIKFR
- a CDS encoding DUF7033 domain-containing protein, whose product is MLVYLDEISPRTTYTLDLVFRQWLGIEYKVTACKFQFEDSLESKFCYAEELVGGDLWIKPSGFLKRNDILHIDVAATGEGRDFVCFPQQAGLLPFDIFAAVFYMVSRYEEYLPFTPDVHGRFPSADSFTVKHGIYEIPIVDIWMARLAAEIKAIYPYLALRQTPIQPLVHIDVDNAFAHKGKGFVRTTGKIAAAIVHFQFKEATKIAAVALGFLQDSFNTYTQISNAVSAAKVEQMWYFHLGNLTKFDRPVSWKSRAIRAAMANVAEKGTVGIHPSYEAGLNLALLEEEVGRFVKIMGHRPEISRFHFLRFRFPESFRVLVAVGINHDYSIGFSDRVGYRAGTSRPFPFFDVQNNCAETLVLHPFVMMDSALNYQLRYTPALSVEKFSTLYSNQQNTGGEFGVVFHNEIVSGVAPWLGWDSYFYSIMQLKL